ACCGCCTCGGCCTCGTCCTGCACCACCACGTCGAGCACGCCGTTGGCCGCCTGGTCCTCGACCGGCCCGATCTCCTCGGGGCGGAAGTCGCCCAGCCCGCCACCGGCGATCATCGCGGGCCCGGCCATGCCGAGGTTGGCGTCGGGGGTGGCCACGCGCAGGTCGGCGCACCCGGCGAGGACCGCGTTGCCGGCGAAGCAGCGGCCCGACACCACCGCGATGCGCGGCACGGCGCCCTGCAGCTCACCCCACAGCGCGAACGACCCGACGTCGAGCGCCGAGACGATCGGCAGGTCGCTGTCGCCCGGACGTCCCCCGCCGCCCTCGGTGAAGAACACCGTGGGCAGCCGCATCCGGCGCACCAGCTCGAGCAGCCGGTCGGACTTGCGGTGCCCCCGCATGCCCTGGGTGCCGGCCATCACGAGGTAGTCGTAGGACAGCACCGCGCACGGGCGTCCGCCCACGCGGGCGGTCCCGGCGACCAGCCCGTCCCCCGGACCCTCGACGACGAGGTCGGCAAGGTGTCGCCGCTGCTCCTGGGCAGGGGTGATGAAGCGGCCGTACTCCACGAACGACCCGTCGTCGACGAGGTCGGCGATGTTCTCCCGGGCGGTCCGGCGCCCGCGCGCGTGCCAGCGCCCGACCTTGTCCGGTCGCGCCTCGTCGGTGGTCAGGAAGCGCCGTGCCACGACCTCCTCGAGGCCCTTGGCGGGGGTCTGCTCGCTCACCGGGCCGATGATGTCACCGCAGCGGTGGCGACCGGCCCTCCACCCCGTGACAGAAGGCTCTCGCCCACTGTCAGTCCGGGTGGTGGCATGGGACCAGGAGGACCACCACACCGGGAGGGCCGATGTCCGAGGTCGTGCGCACCGACGCGCTGAGCAAACGGTACGGGCGCACCACCGCGGTCCGCTCCCTCGACCTCGTGGTGCACCGCGGGAGCATCTTCGGCTACCTCGGGCCCAACGGCGCGGGCAAGACGACCACGATCCGCATGCTGGTGGGCCTGCTCCGGCCGACGTCGGGCTCCGCCACCGTGCTGGGGCACGACGTCGTCCGTGACCGCGACGAGATGCAGCGCCGGGTCGGCTACCTGCCCGGAGCGTTCGTGGCCTACCCGGACCTGACCGCCTGGGAGTACCTCCGCTTCCTCGGCCACCTGCGCGGGGGCATCGACGAGACGCGTGTCGCGGGCCTCGCCGGCCGGCTGAGCCTCGACCTCGACCGGCACATCGGCACGATGTCGCACGGCAACAAGCAGAAGGTCGGCATCGTGCAGGCGCTCGCCCACGACCCCGAGCTGGTCGTCCTCGACGAGCCGACCTCCGGCCTCGACCCGCTGGTGCAGCGGGAGTTCCTCGAGATCCTGCGCGAGCACCGGGACGCGGGCACGACCGTCCTGCTGTCGTCCCACGTGCTCAGCGAGGTCGAGGCGGTGGCCGACGAGGTCGCGATCCTGCGCGACGGCGCCCTGGTCGTGGTCGAGGCCGTGGACCGACTCAAGGCACGGGCCCAGCGCCGGGTGGACCTCGTCCTCGAGCACGACGGCGCGGTCGCGACGCTGCTGCGGACCCCGGGGGTCCACCGGGTGGACGGCACCGGCCGGCGGCTGCAGGTCTCGGTCGAGGGGTCGATGGCGGCGTTGTTCAGCGCCGCGGCGCCGTACGGCATCGAGCGCGCGGTCACCCACGAGCCCGGGCTCGAGGAGATCTTCCTCGGCTACTACGAGCAGCACCACGAGCACGAGGAGGTCGTGCGATGACCCTCTTCCGCAAGACCATGCGGGACCAGCGCCGCGCGCTCGTCGGGTGGGGCGCAGGGGTGGTCCTGCTGGTCCTGGCCGAGTCGGCCCTCTGGCCGACGGTCCGGGACATGCCCGACTTCGGCGAGCTCCTGAAGAGCTACCCGGAGGGCATGAGGGAGCTCTTCAACGTCGAGGCGATGACCACCGGTCGCGGGTTCCTCAACGCCGAGCTGTTCAGCCTCCTCCTCCCCGCCCTGTTCATCACCTACGCCGTCGGCCGGGGGGCCCGCCTGGTGGCGGGCGAGGAGGAGGACGGCACCCTCGAGGTCCTGCTCGTCACGCCGCTGTCGACCGGCCGCCTGCTCTGGGAGAAGGCGCTGGCCCTGGCCACCTCCGTGGCCCTGCTCGGGGTGGTGCTCGCGCTCGGGACCTGGCTCTGCTCGCTGGTGTTCGGCCTGGACCTGTCGTTGCTCCAGGTGCTGGCGGGCTCACTGGCCGTCTCGGCACTCGGCCTGGAGTACGGCCTGCTGGCCCTCGCCGTCGGTGCGGCGACCGCGCGGCGGGCGGTCGCGGTCGGTGTCGCGACGGCGGCGGCCGTCGCGGCCTACGTGCTGTACGCCGTGGCGCTGTTCGTCGACTGGCTCGCGGACTGGCGAGGGTGGTCGCCGTTCGAGCAGGCGCTGTCGGCGGGACCGCTCGCGGGCTCGGTGCCCTGGCAGCTCGTGTGGGTCGGGCTCGCGGGCCTCGTCGCGGTCGCCCTCGCCGCCCCGATCCTGGCGCGGCGCGACATCGCCGCGGCCTGACTCCGGCATCCTGGGCACGTGCTCGTCACCAACCACGTGCTGTCGGGAGCGGTCGTCGCGGCCCTGTGCCCCGGGCCGGTGAGCGCGTTCACCGCGGGGGTCGTCTCCCACTTCCTGCTCGACACGGTCCCGCACTGGGGCGACGTCGAGTTCGACGAGATGGTGCCGATCGGCGTGCGCGACGGGCTGGTGGGCCTCGCGGCCATGACACTGGTGCACGGCGCCACTCCCCCGGGCCGTCGGCTGCGGGTCCTCGCCGGGATGAGCGGCGCGGCCTTCCCCGACCTCGACAAGCCGGCGCTGCTGTTCTTCGGTCGCTCGCCGTTCCCCCGGGCGTGGGACGACTTCCACGTCTCCATCCAGCGCGAGTCCCGCGACCGGATGACCCAGGAGTTCCTTGTCGGTGGCGCGTTCCTCGCCGCCGCGCTGGTCGCCGTACGCCGGCGCTGACGCGGGCCTGGACCGGTGGTCCGCCCCCGGCTTCCACGAGAGGTGCGCCGGTCCTAGCCTCGGGACGAGGGGGCCGACCTTCGGAGGTGGGCCATGCACGAGGCCTGGGAAGAGCACGTCGTCGGACCCGCGGACGCCGAGCACGCGGTCCTGCTCCTGCCGGGCGGCGCCAACGCGGCGCGGTCCTTCGACCTGGTGATGGCCGACCCCGCGCTGGCCGGGGTGCGGCTGGTCGCCACCACGCTGCCCGGCATGGCGGGCGCCCCGCTCACCGCCGAGGTCTCGATCGAGGCCATGGCCCGTCGCGCCGGGGAGCTGGCGGCACGGCACCGCTGCGACGTGGTCGTCGGCTTCTCGCACGGCGCGACCGTGGCCCTCGAGATGGCCCTCGGTGGCCACTTCACCGGACCGGTGGTGCTCCTCGGGATCAGCCTGACGACCGAGGACGAGGCGGCTCTCTTCCGCGGGCTGGTGCGTGCCTCGGAGCGGGTGGGCCCCTGGGTGTTCGGCGCCCTGCTCAGGCTCATGCCCCTGATGGCCCGCTCGGCCAAAGTTCCCGAGCAGCACCGCCGGGAGCTCGTCGAGGACCTGCGGCAGAACCGCGCGCGCGACGCCGTGGCCGTCTGCTCGACCTACCTCGACTACCTCGCGGCCGACCGTGACTACGCCGCGGAGCTGGCCGACTCAGGCGTCCCCGCGTGGCTCGTCCACGCCGAGAAGCACGGCGACGGCGGCCTCACCGACACCGAGCGCGCGCGGCTCGAGGCCGCGGCCGACGTCCACCTGGTGACGCTCCCCGGCGCGGTCTTCCTCATCCCCGACGAGGCGCCCGCCCAGACGGCCGGGGTGATCGCCGAGGCGGTCGCGTCCCTGCGCTGAGGACCGGCGAAGGTGAAGACCGGCGCGTCGTGCGACCTCACCGGAGCCGAGGACGTGGTCCAGGAGGCCTTCGTCCGTGGGCTCGACCGGACGCGACGGCTGCTCGGCGCCGACAACCCCGAGACCTGGCTGCGGACCGTCGCGGTCAACCTGCGCGCGCGCCGCGGTCGCGAGGTACGACGGCACCGACTGGGTCTACCGCCCCCTCGCCCCCGGCCCGCGCCGGCCGACCCCACGACCCTCGTCGGGGCCGACCGGCAACGCGCTGAGCGTCAGCGGGGCTTGTCGTCCCACGCGGTCGCGAGCGCCTGGTCGAACAGCTCGGGCGGCTGGGCGCCGGAGACGGCGTACTTCCCGTCGAGGACGAAGAACGGCACCCCGCTGATGCCCAGCTGCCGGGCCCAGGCGATGTCGGCGTCGACGGCCTCCGCGTGGGCGTCGCCGGCCAGCGCGAGGAGCACCTCGTCGCGGTCCAGTCCGGCCTCGACGGCCAGGTCGGCCAGGACGCCGTGGGTGCCGATGTCGCGCCCGTCGGTGAAGTAGGCGCGGAACAGCAGCGCGGCGACCTCGGCCTGCACGCCGTGCTCGCGGGCGAGGTGGAGCAGCCGGTGGGCGTCGCGGGTGTTGGCGACCAGGGCACGGTCGAAGCGCAGGTCGAGCCCGACGGCGGCGGCCCGGGCGGCGACCTGGGAGTTCATCGCCTCGGCCTGCTCGGGGCTCACCCCCTTGGTCTCCACGAGCACCTCGACCACGTCGCGCCCCGGACCCTGCGGGAGCTCGGGCATCAGCTGGAACGAGTGGTAGCGCACCTCGACGGGGCGCCCGGAGCGCTCGATCGCCTGCGCGAGCAGGGTGTCGCCGAGGTGGCAGAACGGGCAGATGACGTCGCTCCAGACGTCCACGACCACCCGGTCGGAGGGGTCGTCGAACGTGGGAGCGGTGTGGCTGGGTGCGGTCACTCCTGTCCAACAGGGCGGTCACGCCGCCCATTCCCCGGCTCAGCCCTGGTAGCCGACCAGCCACCGCACCCCGAACCGGTCGGTGACCTGCCCGTCGTGGTCCCCCCAGGGCCGCAGCTGGAGCGGGTCGACGTCCGACCCGTCGACGCCGAGGTCGGCGAACCAGCGCTCCAGGACGTCCGGCTCCGCGGTGCCGAGCAGCGAGAACAGCACACCCTCGAGCCGCAGCGTCGCCTGGTCGCCCGTCGCGTCGGAGGCGAAGAGCTCGACCGGGCCCTGCAGCATCCCGTGGGCGATCGACTCGGCCGGCCCGTCGGAGCGGCCGAGGTCGGCGAGCGTGTGGAGCACCACCTCCCCGCCGAAGACGTCACGGTAGAAGGTCAGCGCCTCCCGCGCGGTCCCGGGGAAGCTCAGGTAGGGCGTCAGTCCGGTCATGCGTCATCTCCTGTCGTGGGTGTCCCCAGCATCGACCGTGCCCGGGTCGCGAACTCATCGGGCCTCCCCGACCGGCACATCGGCGCGCGCCGGGCCCGGTCAGGCGGGAGAGCCCCCGGCCGGCCGGCATCGTGCCGGTCCGCAGGGCCGGGGCCCGAGGCCGACCGGGGGTCAGAGCTGGGCGAGCAGCTCGGCCTCCCGCGCGCGGCCGAGCCCGGCCCGACGGGGTCGGTCGAGCCCCTGCTCGCGCTCCCACCCGAGTGCGGCGGCCGCGGTGTCGGCCAGGGGGCGGGTGGTGAGCCCGAGCGCCCGGGCAGCCGCGTCGGAGACCGCCATCCCCCCGTGGTCGTCAGCGGGCAGCCACAGCGGCAGCGAGTCCGGCCCCATCCACGGGTTCACGCCGTGCACCAGCAGCCACTCCTCGGAGGCCTCGTGCCACAGGGGGTGCGTCCCGCTCGCAGCCGCGCACGCGTCGATCGCGTCTCCGACGGTCATGGCCGGTCCGACCGCGTTGACCGTCCCGGAGCTGCCGGACAGCCCGGCCGAGACGAGCCATGAGGCCAGGTCGTCGGCGTCGAGCACCTGGAGCGGCTGCTCGCGTGGCGGCACGAGCACGGGCCCCTCGTGGGAGAGCCGGGCCGGCCAGTAGCCGAAGCGGTCGCTGCGGTCGCCGTGCCCCGCGAGCAGCCCCGCCCGCGCGACCAGCGCCGACGGGAAGGCCGACAGGACGGCCTCCTCGCACCCCACCTTGGCCGGGCCGTAGTCCTCGGGCCCGGCAGCGTCCCCGGCCAGTGCCGGGAACAGCGGTGCCGACTCGTCGCTGCCGGGCGCCAGCCCATCGGCGTAGGCCGAGACCGACGAGACGTAGACCCACGCCCGGGCCCGCCCGGCCAGCGCGGCGAGGGCGGAGCGCACGAACCCCGGCTGCCAGCTCACGTCCACCACCACGTCCCACGAGCGGTCCGACACCGGGCCGTAGGCGCCCGGGGCCGAGCGGTCGGCGGGGACCAGCGTCGCGCCCACAGGGACGGACCCCGAGGCGCCGCGCGCCAGGCACGTCACCGAGAGCCCCGACTCGAGCCCGTGCCGGGCGACCAGGCCCCCGAGCCAGGAGGTCCCGCCGAGCACGAGCATCGAGCTCACGCTTCTGTCTCCTCCGCCCAGAGCGCCGCGCCGACGATGCCGGCGCGGTTGCGCAGGGCAGCGGCGACGATCGGGGTCCTGACGTCGATGAGCGGGATGAACTTGTCGCCGTCCTTGCTGACCCCGCCGCCGATGACGAACAGCTCGGGCGAGAACAGCTTCTCCAGCGTGCGGTAGTAGACCGTGAGCCGCTCGGCCCAGTCGGGGTAGGACAGGTCCTCCTTGCTCCGGATCGAGCTGGCCGCCCAGCGCTCGACGTCGGGATGGCCCTCGACGTCGAGGTGGCCGAGCTCGGAGTTGGGCACGAGCTGCCCGTCCATCACCAGGGCCGACCCGATGCCGGTGCCGAGGGTGGTGACGATGACCAGGCCGTCCTGTCCCTTGGCCGCGCCGTAGCGCACCTCGGCGAGCCCCGCGGCGTCGGCGTCGTTGACCACGTGGACCTCACGGTCGAGCACCTCGGTGAACAGGCCGTCGGCGTCGAAGTCGATCCACGACTTGTCGATGTTGGCCGCCGAGTGGACCACGCCGTGCCGGACCACGCCGGGGACGGTGACCCCGACCGCGTCGTCGGCGTCCTGCTGCGGGTAGTGGTCGATCAGCTCCTTGAACACCTCGGCGACCGCCCGCGGGGTCGCCGGCTGCGGGGTGTCGATCCGCACCCGGTCGGCGGCGAAGTCACCGCGCTCGAGGTCCACCGGCGCTCCCTTGATGCCGGAGCCGCCGAAGTCGATGCCGAAGCTGTGGGTCATGCCCCTATCCCACCACTACTCGCGCACCGGCCGCAGCCGGTGCCAGAGTGCTGCTGTGGACCTGAGGTTCCCTGACGCCGCTCCGGGCGCCGCGCTCTACGAGAGCGTGTACGCCGTGCTGTCGCCTCCCGAGGGCGACCGCGCCCTGTGGGTGCGCACGACGGTGAGGAAGCTCCCGGACGAGGAGCCCACCGGCGCCGTGTGGGTCACGTGGACCTCCCCGGACGGTGTCCGCGCGGCCAAGGTCGGGGCGCTGCCGGTCCAGCCCGGCGGCCACGGGATCGACGTCGAGGACGCCACCCAGGGACCGAGCGGCAGCAGCGGGCGCGTCGACCTCCCCTCGCTCGCCGCCAGGTGGGACCTGCGGTTCACCTCCGACGAGACGCTGATGCGGCACCTCCGCCCGTCCTGGCTGTACGGCGCCCCGCTGCCGCGGACCAAGTCGACCTCGCCGCTGCCCGACCTCCGGGTGGAGGGGACCCTGGAGGTGGACGGCGAGCCGGTCGACCTCACCGGCTGGACCGGGATGCTCGGCCACAACTGGGGCACCGAGCACGCCGCCCGCTGGATCTGGCTGCGCGCGGCCGGCCTCGGCGACGACGGGCGCGGCTGGCTCGACGCCGTCCTCGCCCGGGTGCGGGTGGGGCCGGTCCTGACCCCGTGGACCGGCTTCGGCACCCTCTCGCTCGACGGGCACCGGCACGCGCTCGGCGGCCTCGGCAGCCGGCGCACCGACGTCGTCCTGCGCCCCGACGGCGCCGACGTCACGCTCGCCGGCCACGGGGTGCGCCTCACCGCCGCGGCGGGTGTCGACCTGCGCCGCACCGTGGGCTGGAGGTACGCCGACCCGGGCGGCGGTGGTCACGAGGTGGCCAACTGCTCGGTCGCCACGGTGAGCCTCGACCTGGGCGGCCGCACCCTCACCGCCCGGTCGGGGGTGCTGGAGGTCGGGGGCGACGAGATCGCCTTCGACGTGGCCCTGCAGCCCTTCGCGGACTGAGCCCGGACTCACCAGGGGTCGCGCGCCCACGGCGCCTCGTCGAGGTCGCGCGCGGCCTGGTTGAACGCCTCGAGCGCCTCGACCAGGGCAGCGGCCCGGGCGGGCGGCACCGGGCCGAGCAACCGGCGTACGTCGTCGCGCCGGCGCTGCATCACCGTCTCGACCACGTCCTGACCCTCCGCGGTGAGCCCGACGACCACGACGCGGGCGTCGGAGTCCAGCCGCTGACGGGAGACCAGGCCGTGGCGTTCGAGCCGGTCGACCTGCCGGCTGGCGTTGGACTGGTTGACGCCGAGGTGCTCGGCGAGGTCACCGATGCTGAGGCCGCCCTCGGCGACGAGCACGAGCACGCGGAACTGCACGACCGTCAGGTCGACGGGCGCGGACGACACGGAGTGGACGGCCACCGCCACCAGGGCTCGGCTCGCAGTGACGAAGGCGTCGACCAGGGCGTCGTCGCTGACCATCCGCGAACTCTATGCGCAGCCGCATGTTCTCTCCACCTTCCGGGTAGTTCACGACCATGCGCGCCCTGACGGTCCGTCCGAAGAGTGCCGGCACCATCCGCGTGGAGGACGTCCCCGACCCGGTGGGCGACGGCGAGGTCGTCGTGCACGGCCTGGCCGTCGGGGTCTGCGGGACCGACCAGGAGATCGTGCGCGGCGACTACGGCTGGTCGCCCCCGGGCCGCGACCGGCTCGTGCTCGGGCACGAGTCCCTCGGGCGCGTCGAGAGCGCCCCGCCCGACAGCTCCTTCTCGCCGGGTGACCTGGTCGTCGGGGTCGTGCGCCGACCCGACCCCGTCCCGTGCGGCGCCTGCGCGCGCGGCGAGTGGGACATGTGCCGCAACGGGGAGTACGTCGAGCGCGGGATCAAGCAGGTCGACGGCTACGCCAGCGAGACCTGGACCGTGCCGGAGGAGTTCCTCGTCGCGGTCGACCCCGGCCTGGGGTTGCTCGGCGTCCTGACCGAGCCCACCAGCGTCGTCGCCAAGGCGTGGGAGCAGGTCGACCGGGTCGGCGGCCGCGCCTGGTTCGAGCCCGAGCGGGTGCTGGTCACCGGCGCCGGGCCGATCGGCCTGCTCGCCGCGATGATCGGCGTCCAGCGCGGGCTCGACGTCCACGTCCTCGACCGGGTGACCGACGGCGTCAAGCCGGAGATCGTGCGCGACCTCGGGGCGACCTACCACCACGGCAGCGTCGCCGACGTCGCGGCGCAGGCGCGTCCCGACGTGGTGATCGAGGCGACCGGCGCCGGCCGGCTGGTCCTCGACGCGATGGACGGCACGGGCTCCTACGGGATCGTCTGCCTGACCGGCGTCTCCCCCACCGGCCACACCCTCCGGCTCGACGCCGGCGGGCTCAACCGCGAGCTGGTGCTGGAGAACGACGCCGTCGTCGGCTCGGTCAACGCCAACCTGCGGCACTACCGGGCCGCGGCCGACGCGCTCGCCGCCGCCGACCGGTCGTGGCTGCGACGGTTGGTCACCACCGTCCTCCCGCTCGACCGGGCGACGAGCGCGTTCGACGAACCACCCCAGGACGACGTCAAGGTCGTCATCGCCCTCGACGAGGAGATCACTGCATGACCCAGGACCGGATCGACGACGTGTGGGGCGAGCGCACGCCCCACGCCCGCGGGACCGAGTGGCCCACGCGCGTCGACCTCCACCTGCACGACGGGGTGCGCGAGGAGGAGGTCGAGCGGTGGGTGCAGTCGGCCTGCCTGCTGTGCAGCAACGGCTGCGGCGTCGACATCGCGGTGAAGGACGGCCGGATGGTCGGCGTCCGCGGGCGCGCCACCGACCGGGTCAACCACGGCCGGCTCGGGCCCAAGGGCCTCTACGGCAGCACCCCCTGGGCCTCCTCCCCCGACCGGCTCACCCGCCCCCTGGTCCGCGAGGACGGCAGGCTGGTCGAGACCGACTGGGAGACCGCGATGGGCCGCATCGTCGCGGAGTCCACGCGCCTGCTCGAGGAGAAGGGCCCGCTGAGCCACGGCTTCTACACCAGCGGGCAGCTCTTCCTGGAGGAGTACTACGTCCAGGCCGTCGTCGGGAAGGCCGGCGTCGGCACCCCCCACATGGACGGCAACACCCGGCTGTGCACGGCCACGGCCGCGGCCGCGTTCAAGGAGTCGTTCGGCACCGACGGGCAGCCCGGCGCCTACGACGACATCGAGCACTGCGACGCGGTCTTCCTCTACGGCCACAACATGGCCGAGACCCAGACCGTCCTGTGGGCGCGCATCCTCGACCGCACGCGCGGCGAGGACCCCCCGAAGGTCGTGTGCGTCGACCCGCGCCGCACCGCGGTCGCCGAGGAGGCCGAGCGCACCGGCGGGGTCCACCTGCGACCGCGCGTCGGCACCAACCTCGCGCTGATGAACGCCCTGACCCGCGAGGTGCTCGAGAACGACTGGGTGGACCGGGACTACGTCGAGGCCCACACGATCGGCTACGACGACCTGGTCGCCACCGTGGCGCCGTACACCCCGGAGGAGGCGGAGCGCATCTGCGGCACCCCGGCCGACGACGTACGCCGGGCGGCGCGGATCTTCGGCGAGTCCGAGGCGGTGCTCTCGACCGTGCTGCAGGGGTTCTACCAGTCCCACCAGGCGACTGCGGCCTCCGTCGCCGTGCACAACCTGCACCTGCTGCGCGGCATGCTCGGTCGTCCGGGGGCCGGTGTGCTGCAGATGAACGGCCAGCCGACCGCGCAGAACAACCGCGAGACCGGCGCGGACGGCGACCTCACCGGCTTCCGCAACTGGGACAACCCGCAGCACGTGCGCGAGCTCGCCGAGCAGTGGAACGTCGACCCGATGACCATCCCGCACTGGGCGCCGCCGACGCACGCGATGCAGATCTTCAGCTATGCCGAGGCCGGCACGATCGGGCTGCTGTGGATCTCGGCGACCAACCCCGCGGTCTCGATGCCGGAGTCCGCGCGGATCCGGCGGATCCTCGGCGGCGACCAGTGCTTCGTCGTGGTGCAGGACCTGTTCCTCACCGAGACCGCCGAGCTCGCCGACGTGGTCCTGCCGGCCGCCGGCTGGGGGGAGAAGACCGGCTGCTTCACCAACGTGGACCGCACCGTCCACCTGTCGGAGAAGGCGGTCGACCCGCCCGGCGAGGCGCGGAGCGACCTCGACATCTTCGTGGCGTACGCCGACGCGATGGGCTTCACCGACGAGGACGGTGAGCCGCTGGTCAAGTGGCGCACGCCCGAGGAGGTCTTCGACGCCTGGCGGGAGGCCACGCGCGGGCGGCCCATCGACTACACCGGCCTGTCCTACGACAAGCTCCGCGGACCGAGCGGCATCCCGTGGCCGGTCGACGAGGAGCACCCCGACGGGACCGTGCGCCTCTACGCCGACGGGGTCTTCCCCACGCAGACCGAGGTGTGCGAGACCTTCGGCCACGACCTGGTGACCGGGGCGGCCCACACCGAGGAGGAGCACCGCGCCCTGCGACCGGACGGGCGCGCCTTCCTCAAGGGGGCGCCGTACTCCCCGCCGCACGAGGAGCCGAGCGAGGACTTCCCGCTGCGCTACACGACCGGCCGCACCGTCTACCACTTCCACACCCGCACCAAGACCGGCCGCGCCAAGCGGCTCGACGACGCCGCACCCGACGCGTGGGTGCAGCTGTGCGCGTCCGACGCCGAGGCGCGGGGAGTCGCGGACGGCGACTGGGTGCTCGTGGAGTCGCCGCGTGGCTCGATCGAGGTCCGGGCCCGCATCGGCCCGGTCATGGAGGGGGCGGTCTTCGCGCCCTTCCACTACGGGCACTGGGACCCCACCGGTCTGTGCCCCGACGCCGAGACCCGGCAGGCCAACGAGCTGACCATGACCGTGTGGGACCCGGTGTCCAAGCAACCGACCTTCAAGACCGCGGCCTGCCAGGTCACCAAGGTCCGCACCGACGAGCGGAGGCGCTGATGCCGCACCTGTCGACGTACGTCGGTCTGGCCGACCACAGCGAGGAGACGCTGGCCGACTCCTTCCGCACGATCGCCGACGGTCATGCCCACGTCGCCGACGTGTTCCACACCTGCCGGATGCTCGCCGGGTGGTGCGACGACCACCGCTCGCGGCTGAGCGAGGCGGTCGAGAGGTACGGCGAGCAGGACGACGTCGACGAGCCCGAGCGCCTGCACGCGGCCGGCCTCGCCGAGCCCCGTGAGGGCGAGATCGGGCTGCTGCGGGACCTGCAGGACCTGCACGTGCTCGCCACGCTCGTGCAGACCACCTGGGTCGTGATCGCTCAAGGTGCGCAGGGCCTGCGGGACGAGGAGCTGCTCGAGATCGCCCAGCACTGTCGCGGCGAGACCGAGCGGCAGCTGTCCTGGCTGACCACCCGCATGAAGACCGCCGCGCCGCAGGCTCTCATCGTCGCGCCCTGAGAGGGGATGGGAGACTGCGGCATGAGCCGACCGTCGCCCACCCTGACGGACTGGATCGCGCGCTGGTCCCGCCGGCCCGTCCTCGCCGGCTCCCCCGCCGACCTGGTCCGGCCGCTGCTGTCGTTCAACCAGGCGACCACCGGACGGGACGGCGACGTCGAGCTGCTGGTCGCCGAGCACCAGGGTGTCTGGCTGTGGGGCCGCGACGACCGCGGCGCGTTCGTCGAACGCGAGAACACGCCGGGCAAGCCGTGGATGCCCACTGGTGAGGACGAGGCCGCCTTCTGGCTGCACCACGCGGCGTTCGAGTTCCTGTCCTCCCACTTCCCCGCCTGGCGCAGCACCAACGACCAGACCGAGGACGTCGCCGAGCTCCTCCTGGAGGCCACCGACCCGCTGCCCGTCGGCGAGTGGCGCTGGCCGGCGAGCCGGCAGCGCATGCGTCACCGCGAGGACTCGCTGGCGATGGTCTGCGACCACGGCGGCCTGTTCTGGCTCGTGGTCGGCGGACCGGACGAGGCCGCCCTCACCTGGGCCGACGCGCTCGCCGTCACCTGGGACGAGACGGACTCCTGGCGCGAGCACCACGAGTGAGAGACGCAGAGCCACCCTGACCGGGGCTTACCCGGCGGGTGGCTCCGCGCTGCTGCTCGCCGGCCCGACAGCCGCCTCTCGGCGAGTGGCCGCTCGAAGCGGCAGATGGTGAGGCCCGGGGGCATGTAGCGGACCGGCGACCGTCACAACAGGGCCGGCGACCGGATCATTCCCTGCTGCCACACTTGGGTCCATGGCCATCGACCCGACCGGACGCTCCCTCAGCAGTTCCTCGCCGACGACCCCGACACCCCTGTGGTGATGCTCAACCTGCT
This genomic window from Nocardioides marmoribigeumensis contains:
- a CDS encoding ABC transporter ATP-binding protein, which encodes MSEVVRTDALSKRYGRTTAVRSLDLVVHRGSIFGYLGPNGAGKTTTIRMLVGLLRPTSGSATVLGHDVVRDRDEMQRRVGYLPGAFVAYPDLTAWEYLRFLGHLRGGIDETRVAGLAGRLSLDLDRHIGTMSHGNKQKVGIVQALAHDPELVVLDEPTSGLDPLVQREFLEILREHRDAGTTVLLSSHVLSEVEAVADEVAILRDGALVVVEAVDRLKARAQRRVDLVLEHDGAVATLLRTPGVHRVDGTGRRLQVSVEGSMAALFSAAAPYGIERAVTHEPGLEEIFLGYYEQHHEHEEVVR
- a CDS encoding ABC transporter permease subunit, coding for MTLFRKTMRDQRRALVGWGAGVVLLVLAESALWPTVRDMPDFGELLKSYPEGMRELFNVEAMTTGRGFLNAELFSLLLPALFITYAVGRGARLVAGEEEDGTLEVLLVTPLSTGRLLWEKALALATSVALLGVVLALGTWLCSLVFGLDLSLLQVLAGSLAVSALGLEYGLLALAVGAATARRAVAVGVATAAAVAAYVLYAVALFVDWLADWRGWSPFEQALSAGPLAGSVPWQLVWVGLAGLVAVALAAPILARRDIAAA
- a CDS encoding alpha/beta fold hydrolase, which encodes MHEAWEEHVVGPADAEHAVLLLPGGANAARSFDLVMADPALAGVRLVATTLPGMAGAPLTAEVSIEAMARRAGELAARHRCDVVVGFSHGATVALEMALGGHFTGPVVLLGISLTTEDEAALFRGLVRASERVGPWVFGALLRLMPLMARSAKVPEQHRRELVEDLRQNRARDAVAVCSTYLDYLAADRDYAAELADSGVPAWLVHAEKHGDGGLTDTERARLEAAADVHLVTLPGAVFLIPDEAPAQTAGVIAEAVASLR
- a CDS encoding DsbA family oxidoreductase; this translates as MTAPSHTAPTFDDPSDRVVVDVWSDVICPFCHLGDTLLAQAIERSGRPVEVRYHSFQLMPELPQGPGRDVVEVLVETKGVSPEQAEAMNSQVAARAAAVGLDLRFDRALVANTRDAHRLLHLAREHGVQAEVAALLFRAYFTDGRDIGTHGVLADLAVEAGLDRDEVLLALAGDAHAEAVDADIAWARQLGISGVPFFVLDGKYAVSGAQPPELFDQALATAWDDKPR
- a CDS encoding VOC family protein, producing the protein MTGLTPYLSFPGTAREALTFYRDVFGGEVVLHTLADLGRSDGPAESIAHGMLQGPVELFASDATGDQATLRLEGVLFSLLGTAEPDVLERWFADLGVDGSDVDPLQLRPWGDHDGQVTDRFGVRWLVGYQG
- a CDS encoding oxidoreductase, with the translated sequence MLVLGGTSWLGGLVARHGLESGLSVTCLARGASGSVPVGATLVPADRSAPGAYGPVSDRSWDVVVDVSWQPGFVRSALAALAGRARAWVYVSSVSAYADGLAPGSDESAPLFPALAGDAAGPEDYGPAKVGCEEAVLSAFPSALVARAGLLAGHGDRSDRFGYWPARLSHEGPVLVPPREQPLQVLDADDLASWLVSAGLSGSSGTVNAVGPAMTVGDAIDACAAASGTHPLWHEASEEWLLVHGVNPWMGPDSLPLWLPADDHGGMAVSDAAARALGLTTRPLADTAAAALGWEREQGLDRPRRAGLGRAREAELLAQL
- the ppgK gene encoding polyphosphate--glucose phosphotransferase, which translates into the protein MTHSFGIDFGGSGIKGAPVDLERGDFAADRVRIDTPQPATPRAVAEVFKELIDHYPQQDADDAVGVTVPGVVRHGVVHSAANIDKSWIDFDADGLFTEVLDREVHVVNDADAAGLAEVRYGAAKGQDGLVIVTTLGTGIGSALVMDGQLVPNSELGHLDVEGHPDVERWAASSIRSKEDLSYPDWAERLTVYYRTLEKLFSPELFVIGGGVSKDGDKFIPLIDVRTPIVAAALRNRAGIVGAALWAEETEA
- a CDS encoding MarR family winged helix-turn-helix transcriptional regulator produces the protein MVSDDALVDAFVTASRALVAVAVHSVSSAPVDLTVVQFRVLVLVAEGGLSIGDLAEHLGVNQSNASRQVDRLERHGLVSRQRLDSDARVVVVGLTAEGQDVVETVMQRRRDDVRRLLGPVPPARAAALVEALEAFNQAARDLDEAPWARDPW